cctctcctgcccagcACCGCGCACACCGGGGCTATTTTCCCACGCTCCGCGGGTCCAGGCACCTGGAACatcccggggctgcgggggctggaTGGGGCCGGGTGCCTGCAGCGAGGGCTGCGGAGGCAGGGGAAGAAGCGGAATCGAGGCGCTGCCCAGGGTGGAGGGGTGGGAATCCGGGACAGGGGCGGAACCGGGGTACGAGACCGGCGCCTTTAAGATCCTGCCGGTAGCGTGACTGGAGGGACCGGGGCGGCGCGGGTTGCCCAAACATCCCGCCCGCTTCGCACGCGATGCCTCCTCGTGGGGCTGTAACCCACGGGGGACACCGGCACCCCCCGCCCGACCCGTCGggacccccctccccttttctttctctctcttcgCCGGCCGCCTTGCAGCCTCCCCACGCGTGGGTCTCGCAGGGGAGCGGGACTCCCGCACCCCACGCGTGGGTGGGAGCGGGGGGCTGCGTGGCCCCTCTCCTGCCACCTGCGGGGAGGGGTGCGCGTGTGTGTGGGTCTAGATTAGTTATCTCGGAGTTTGGACGCACGTCAGCTTTGATTAGGCTTCGGTCATGTGACGGCAGGTTGCTGGGCCAATCACAACGAGCGGCGATGCATATAAAGCAGGAGCGAAGGGTAAGCGGGGTATCTGCTGGGAGGATTGGGCCCCCAGCCGCTCTGCTCTGGAGGTGAGTACCGTCGGGGCTGCTCACTGCAAGGCACGGCTCTCTTCCCAGAGGGAGGCACGGGCACTTCCAGCTTCCCCCAGGGCACCACCAAGAAATGAATAGTTGGGGGGTACCCTGCTGGAGGATGTcccacctctccagctccccaaatcTCCTACAGCATCCTTCCTAGAGCTGTTGGATAGtgatttttgggggggggtctggggatAACCCTTATCCCACAGTTCCTCTTGCCCTGGGGTGGCCGCAATCCACAGctgtgggctgggagggggtcCCAGCCAGGCTGTACTCACTGGGGTGAAGGTGTCCTATGGCAGGGTGCAGCACCCTACCAAATCCAAGGAGGGGTGGGATTTCAGACCCAGCCTCTTCCTACCCCTGGCATGGGATTTTGAGGGATTTctgacagagctgggagcaAGGTGCCTACAGCTTGCTGGCTTTACCCAACAGCCATGGTTAGCTTTCTGGGCCATAGATCTTCAGGGATATTCATGGCAATGCTCTATTTAGTTTGCTGGTGAGCAGTGGCTCAGCATGAGACACCAGATAACTTGACTCAGGAGGATTCAGCTCTCCTATGGTCAAGCACTCTGGAAAAGAcactgcagcagggaagaaaggTCCTATAGTTAAGAGAGCACACTTCCTACACTGGCATACAGAGAAAAAGCCATGGGACCTGTCCTTTCACTTGTGGCTAGCaaaaagaaactgctttcaCTTAAAAGCAGTTTCCTAATGTGTAGAAAACCAATGTAGTTCTGGATCAGAAGTTAAGCCTAGCTTTCCTGCTTCTGGTCCTGTGCGGTTGCTAGAAAAAGCATCTCAAACAACAGGTGCTCCAGGGACCTTCCCTCCTTCATAATGTCTCTTTGGTTTATTACAGAGGttgctgcgtgccagcagcaaTGAAGGCTGCAATGTCTCTGGTGGAAAGCCAAGGTATTGTTTCAGCCACCGAGGTCCTCCTCGCAGCTGCTGTCTTCTGCCTGGTCTTCCTGCTCATCcagtccctgcagcagcacgtGCCCCAGGGGCTGAAGAGCCCCCCAGGACCCAGAGGCTACCCCATCCTTGGCAACGTGCTGGAGCTGAGGAAGGACACGCATCTGGCCCTGACCAGGCTGAGCCAGAAGTATGGGGACGTGATGGAGGTGCGGATTGGCACCCGGCCTGTCCTGGTGCTGAGTGGGTTGGACACCATCAGGCAAGCATTGGTGAAGCAAGGAGAAGACTTCATGGGGCGCCCTGACCTCCATAGCTTCCAATACATTTCGAATGGTCAGAGCCTGGCCTTCAGCCCTGACTCAGGGGAGGTGTGGAAAGCCCGCAGGAAGCTGGCCCAGAACGCCCTGAAGACCTTCTCTgttgcccccagccccacctcctCTTCTACCTGCCTCCTGGAGGAGCATGTCTCCAAGGAGGCTGACTACCTGGTCATCAAGTTCCTGCAGCTGATGGATGAGGGGAAGAGCTTTGACCTTAACCGGTACATAGTGGTCTCTGTGGCCAATGTCATCTGTGCCATGTGCTTTGGCAAGCGCTATGACCACAACGACCAAGAGCTGCTCAGCTTGGTGAACCTCAACAATGAATTTGGGGAAGTGGCTGCTTCTGGCAATCCTGCTGACTTCATCCCTCTGCTCCGGTATCTTCCCAGCCGCACCATGCAGGTCTTTAAGGACATCAACAGGCGTTTCAGCTTCTTTGTGCAAAAAATTGTCCAGGAGCATTTCATCAGCTTTGATAAGGTAAGAGCTTGGATTTTCTTGGATGTGGGTGGAGATGCCTACAATTGGCTGTCTGTCTGGCAATGGTGGGGAAGAGAATATTCCCTTATCCTATCACCTCTGCTCAGGAAAGCTCCTTGGAGCTTTCAAAGCTGCAGTTAATCCCCCCAGGAGCCAGCAATGGCTGAGGGAGATATTTCCCATGCCATGGGTGTCCTTGATGTCCTTGACCCACTGGCTCTTCCCCAGGAGCACATCAGGGACATCACAGACTCCCTGATCGAGCACTGCCAGGAGAAGAGTGTAGGGGAAGATGCCCATGTCCCAGTCTCCAATGAGAAGATCATCAGCATTGTCAATGACCTCTTTGGGGCAGGTGAGAACAATTCTGAGGGCAAAGCCTCTCTGCTGGGAGGGGGAACCAGGGCTGTCAGGGTGAGACCTTGGCCGGTCTTGGGTGTTTGGAGCTGATGCTGGGCTCATGGGCATTCTCCTGAGCAGTGACCAGAGCAGATGCCTTTTCAGTGTCAGCTGATGGGGAACTGCTACATGGCAAACATCTAGAGTGATGGGACCTGTAAATACCTGTTCATCTGTCATCTCTTGGTaattaaatgcctttttcttaTCCATACAGGCTTTGACACTGTGGCAACTGCCTTGTCCTGGAGCCTCATGTATGCTGCCTTGTACCCTGACATCCAGAAGAGGATCCAGGAAGAACTAGGTGAGTCCATGAACCTGCTTCCTCCAGGGCCAGAACTTCTCTGGCGAGAGCTGACCCCAACCTACTCCCTCCTCTTGACTTCCCACAGACCAGACCATAGGCCAGGAGAGGAGACCGAGGCTGTCGGACCGGGGCATGCTGCCCTACACAGAAGCGTTTATCCTGGAGATGTTCAGGcactcctccttccttcccttcaccATCCCACACAGGTATGGGCTGAAGTAGCTGAcatgttgtttggggtttttggagTGGTTTTCTGGGAGGTGCTGTTCAGGCAGCTAATTGCCTGGGAACTGTTCCCTGCTATGGGGAAATATTGCAGTGTAGAGCCTGAATTACTTGTGTTTAAGCTCCCTGTGGCTTTCAGGCTTGCTGGTAGTGCAGCTGCTGTGTTGTGTTGGTGCCTGTGGCTGCACCTGCTGCCTTTGGGGCCGGCAGCTGCTTGGCTTCTTGCCCTCCTAAGGTAAAATCCTTCACTTTGAGGGCGGTTTCACTCCAGAATCTTTACTAGTGGAGGGATGATGGGTGATGGCTAACACCCCTGGGATTATATTTCCCCCTGCCTTGGGAGAAATCACCTCAACTCATCCAGCTTCCTGAAACTGGAATCTTTCTGCTTGAGGAAAAGTGTTAACTAAGATTATTTTGtcttccaaataaaaattgGGGATTTCCTAGCCAGTCTTAAGAGTACAGATAGGGCATTGAAAATGAAACACCCCTAGGACTTGCCAAGCTTTATTTTGCCGTGACGCTGCAGGTCTCCTCTTAATTTCTCTTCCATTCCACCTGCATTTCTTTCAGTACAACAAAAGCGACGGTCTTGAATGGCTATTACATCCCCAAGGATACCTGCGTGTTTATCAACCAGTGGCAAGTGAATCATGATGAGTGAGTACACCAAATCCCCCCTACTTATCCAGGCTGCAAGGGGTTTGCTTGGTACTAAGATCCCTCTGATCCTTTAGTGCAATATGCCAAAAG
This sequence is a window from Phalacrocorax carbo chromosome 7, bPhaCar2.1, whole genome shotgun sequence. Protein-coding genes within it:
- the CYP1A4 gene encoding cytochrome P450 1A4 isoform X1, giving the protein MKAAMSLVESQGIVSATEVLLAAAVFCLVFLLIQSLQQHVPQGLKSPPGPRGYPILGNVLELRKDTHLALTRLSQKYGDVMEVRIGTRPVLVLSGLDTIRQALVKQGEDFMGRPDLHSFQYISNGQSLAFSPDSGEVWKARRKLAQNALKTFSVAPSPTSSSTCLLEEHVSKEADYLVIKFLQLMDEGKSFDLNRYIVVSVANVICAMCFGKRYDHNDQELLSLVNLNNEFGEVAASGNPADFIPLLRYLPSRTMQVFKDINRRFSFFVQKIVQEHFISFDKEHIRDITDSLIEHCQEKSVGEDAHVPVSNEKIISIVNDLFGAGFDTVATALSWSLMYAALYPDIQKRIQEELDQTIGQERRPRLSDRGMLPYTEAFILEMFRHSSFLPFTIPHSTTKATVLNGYYIPKDTCVFINQWQVNHDEKLWKDPSTFNPERFLNATGTEISRTESDKVMAFGLGKRRCIGESIGRWEVFLFLATMLQQLEFSLRPGEEVDITPQYGLTMKYKQCECFAIKRRFPMKSSP